From a single Halobellus ruber genomic region:
- a CDS encoding hydantoinase B/oxoprolinase family protein, with product MTTPTHSEDLDPVTLEILRNRLEGIAEEMGQVLIRGAYSPNIKERQDCSTALFDAAGRMIAQAEHIPVHLGAMPEAVAAVRERDPAPGDAYVLNDPFAGGTHLPDVTVVSTIAPADEIIGYAVTRAHHADVGGGTPGSMPAGATEIHQEGLRIPGVRIVDDGEIDTDLLEFVLANVRNPEERRADLRAQLAANERGGHRIGDLLAEHGRDRLETAFDAVIDYSRERIEAEIAEIPDGTYEAEDVLEGDGVTDEDIPIAATVTVDGTEVTVDFAGTADQVAGNMNAPLAVATSATYFVVRAVTDPEIQPNQGCYDPVSVVAPEGSLLNPTPPAAVVGGNVETSQRVTDVVLAAFSEALPGTVPAQGQGTMNNTIIGSQRGHGGGSGFTYYETIGGGDGAAPESDGMDGVQVGMTNTLNTPIEALESAYPLSVERYALRPDSGGDGRHRGGLGIERSVTVETDAVVSLLTERRRHAPQGAAGGEPGATGENLIDGDPVPAKTTVEVDAGTTVTVRTPGGGGYGDPDERSAAARDRDRRDGKVGSDTRRTDADE from the coding sequence ATGACGACACCCACACACAGCGAGGATCTCGACCCGGTGACGCTCGAGATCCTCCGGAACCGGCTGGAAGGCATCGCCGAGGAGATGGGACAGGTCCTGATCCGCGGGGCCTACTCCCCGAACATCAAGGAACGACAGGACTGCTCGACCGCGCTGTTCGATGCCGCGGGGCGGATGATCGCGCAGGCCGAACACATCCCGGTGCATCTCGGCGCGATGCCCGAGGCCGTCGCCGCCGTCCGCGAGCGCGACCCCGCCCCGGGAGACGCCTACGTTCTGAACGACCCCTTCGCGGGCGGGACCCACCTCCCGGACGTCACCGTCGTCTCGACGATCGCGCCGGCCGACGAGATAATCGGCTACGCGGTCACGCGCGCCCACCACGCCGACGTCGGCGGGGGCACCCCGGGGAGTATGCCCGCGGGGGCAACGGAGATCCACCAGGAGGGGCTCCGGATCCCCGGGGTCCGGATCGTCGATGACGGCGAGATCGACACGGATCTCCTCGAATTCGTGCTCGCGAACGTCCGCAACCCCGAGGAGCGGCGCGCGGACCTCCGCGCACAGCTCGCGGCCAACGAGCGCGGGGGGCATCGGATCGGCGACCTGCTCGCGGAGCACGGCCGCGACCGGCTGGAAACCGCCTTCGACGCCGTCATCGACTACTCCAGAGAGCGGATCGAAGCCGAGATCGCGGAGATCCCCGACGGGACCTACGAAGCCGAAGACGTGCTCGAAGGCGACGGCGTCACAGACGAGGACATCCCGATCGCCGCGACGGTGACGGTCGACGGCACCGAGGTGACCGTCGACTTCGCGGGGACCGCCGACCAGGTCGCGGGGAATATGAACGCGCCGCTGGCGGTCGCGACGAGCGCGACCTACTTCGTCGTCCGCGCGGTGACCGACCCCGAGATCCAGCCCAACCAAGGGTGTTACGACCCGGTTTCGGTGGTGGCCCCCGAAGGGTCGCTGCTGAATCCCACGCCGCCGGCCGCGGTCGTCGGCGGCAACGTCGAGACCAGCCAGCGGGTGACCGACGTCGTGCTTGCGGCCTTCTCGGAGGCGCTCCCCGGCACCGTGCCCGCCCAGGGCCAGGGCACGATGAACAACACCATCATCGGGAGCCAGCGCGGGCACGGCGGAGGTTCGGGCTTCACGTACTACGAGACCATCGGCGGCGGCGACGGCGCCGCTCCGGAAAGCGACGGGATGGACGGCGTCCAAGTCGGGATGACGAACACGCTGAACACCCCGATCGAGGCGCTTGAATCGGCGTACCCCCTGTCCGTCGAACGGTACGCGCTCCGGCCCGACAGCGGCGGGGACGGTCGCCACCGCGGCGGGCTCGGCATCGAGCGGTCGGTCACCGTCGAGACCGACGCCGTCGTGTCGCTTTTGACCGAGCGCCGCCGTCACGCGCCGCAGGGCGCCGCCGGTGGGGAGCCCGGCGCGACCGGAGAGAACCTGATCGACGGCGACCCCGTCCCCGCGAAGACCACCGTCGAGGTTGACGCGGGGACGACGGTCACGGTCCGGACGCCCGGCGGCGGCGGCTACGGCGACCCCGACGAGCGGTCGGCGGCGGCGCGGGACCGGGACCGCCGCGACGGGAAAGTCGGGAGCGACACCCGCCGGACGGACGCCGACGAGTGA
- a CDS encoding vanadium-dependent haloperoxidase has protein sequence MLQGLGATGLGLIASGPAAAKQARGNGDGNPGKGTESAGSPSTDPTIKRRVNDERKTRRDYSRAQLVKDADASPHASNDRVSERAVVAKFGKSLPHDGETGLPTTDAYGTLVDACESGSGYESIPQASQNVDTEVRPLVQPESAWTYQTSGGSTAQLRIARPPAFDDPETGAEMIELYWRALTRDVGFYDYGSSDLVAAAAAELDSLDAYNGPGSDGTVTPGNVFRGVVPGAETGPYVSQFLWKDRALGGGVEDQKIEVQATGSDYATTVDEWLAIQRGVPPGKRNLPPNEFGETRYILTGRDMCERVHDDPPFRQLQKAAQVLIFTMNAPLDDNLPYTLKPFSDGQNDQRNKETFLGQTTLPFNDFGPLYVEKKVLGASEQGQLAAWHKKWNVHRRLRPEEYGGRVQAVKGEEGEISEPDGVSYPIPTNLLDSDALSRTKETFGSYLLPQAYAEGSPTHPSYPAGHSVVAGAGVTVLKALFDGDYEFPAGEKVVPTRDGQELLTAEETSDLGVDETLTVRGELNKLASNMALGRNRAGIHYRTDGIEGLRLGEAAAIRYLEDQLSLPVRTREYGDLSLSLTTFDGESVTIRPSA, from the coding sequence TTGCTACAGGGGCTCGGCGCGACGGGTCTCGGACTGATCGCGTCGGGACCCGCCGCGGCGAAACAGGCCCGCGGTAACGGCGACGGCAACCCCGGCAAGGGGACGGAAAGCGCCGGCAGTCCGTCGACGGATCCGACGATCAAGCGGCGGGTCAACGATGAGCGCAAAACGCGGCGCGACTACTCGCGGGCACAGTTGGTCAAGGACGCCGACGCGTCCCCGCACGCCTCCAACGACCGGGTCTCGGAGCGGGCCGTCGTCGCGAAGTTCGGGAAGTCCCTCCCGCACGACGGGGAGACGGGACTCCCGACGACGGACGCGTACGGGACGCTCGTCGACGCCTGCGAGTCGGGGTCCGGCTACGAGTCGATCCCGCAGGCGTCGCAGAACGTCGACACCGAGGTACGGCCGCTGGTCCAGCCCGAGAGTGCGTGGACCTACCAGACCTCGGGCGGGTCGACGGCGCAACTCCGGATCGCCCGCCCGCCGGCGTTCGACGACCCCGAAACCGGCGCCGAGATGATCGAACTCTACTGGCGGGCGCTGACCCGCGACGTGGGCTTCTACGACTACGGATCGTCCGACCTCGTCGCGGCCGCCGCCGCCGAACTCGACTCGCTGGACGCGTACAACGGACCGGGGTCGGACGGCACCGTCACCCCGGGTAACGTGTTCCGCGGGGTCGTCCCCGGCGCGGAAACGGGGCCGTACGTCTCACAGTTCCTCTGGAAGGACCGGGCGCTCGGCGGTGGCGTCGAGGACCAGAAGATCGAGGTCCAAGCGACGGGCAGCGACTACGCGACCACTGTCGACGAGTGGCTCGCCATCCAGCGGGGCGTCCCACCGGGCAAGCGGAACCTCCCGCCGAACGAGTTCGGCGAAACGCGGTACATACTCACCGGCCGGGATATGTGCGAGCGAGTCCACGACGATCCGCCGTTTCGACAGCTCCAGAAGGCCGCACAGGTCCTGATCTTCACGATGAACGCGCCGCTGGACGACAACCTCCCGTACACACTGAAGCCGTTCAGCGATGGCCAAAACGACCAGCGCAACAAGGAGACGTTCCTTGGCCAGACCACGCTCCCGTTCAACGACTTCGGGCCGCTCTACGTCGAAAAGAAGGTGCTGGGGGCCTCCGAGCAGGGCCAATTGGCGGCGTGGCACAAGAAGTGGAACGTCCACCGGCGGCTCCGCCCCGAGGAGTACGGCGGCCGCGTCCAGGCGGTGAAAGGCGAAGAAGGTGAGATCTCGGAACCCGACGGGGTGAGTTACCCCATCCCGACGAACCTCCTCGACTCCGACGCGCTGTCCAGAACGAAGGAGACGTTCGGCTCCTACCTGCTTCCCCAGGCGTACGCCGAAGGGTCGCCGACCCACCCCTCCTACCCGGCCGGCCACTCGGTCGTCGCGGGGGCGGGCGTAACCGTTCTGAAGGCGCTGTTCGACGGCGACTACGAGTTCCCGGCGGGCGAGAAGGTCGTGCCGACGCGCGACGGGCAGGAGCTCCTGACTGCCGAGGAGACGTCAGACCTGGGTGTGGACGAGACTCTCACAGTCCGCGGCGAACTCAACAAGCTCGCGTCGAACATGGCGCTTGGCCGGAACCGTGCGGGCATCCACTACCGGACCGACGGGATCGAGGGGCTCCGGCTGGGCGAGGCGGCCGCGATCCGGTACCTGGAAGACCAGCTTTCCCTCCCCGTCCGGACCAGGGAGTACGGGGACCTCAGCCTGAGTCTGACGACGTTCGACGGCGAGTCCGTCACCATCCGCCCGTCGGCGTAG